The proteins below are encoded in one region of Styela clava chromosome 4, kaStyClav1.hap1.2, whole genome shotgun sequence:
- the LOC120326632 gene encoding uncharacterized protein LOC120326632 isoform X2: protein MDSLFHSGYKDKKTSLARTSTVPATSMWSTKKAFLSTARPQTTEVEQSTVDPTCDFESSTNPTCGYARVNGTFQREYRDNDVTGYFLAGNGTIRSLPKALAGNEELCLSVDIKETSDGELVAKAYNGTVTKAIWPFSASTLWKTEKFILKKVNSADTEVQLELVASGNVELDNITTLNSSECYGLEYGVVYNSKRFRAILSGGVTLSVAESLCENKLANIYDVTHYNLLQDYLRTMIPDDRSLIGLRIGMTYENGQLYSTTGQAISLPTEVWYPNFPHSDASRTDVVVRVSENPEENNQGISNVTPSNVQYAAICENEL from the exons ATGGACTCACTTTTTCACTCAGGCTACAAGGACAAGAAAACTTCTTTGGCCCGTACATCAACCGTTCCTGCTACATCCATGTGGTCAACTAAGAAAGCCTTTCTCTCTACTGCGCGCCCACAAACTACTGAAGTTGAGCAGAGTACAG TCGATCCTACATGTGATTTTGAGTCTTCAACCAACCCTACATGCGGCTACGCGAGAGTTAATGGAACATTTCAGAGAGAATACAGAGATAATGACGTTACAG GTTATTTTCTTGCTGGTAATGGTACAATCAGATCCTTACCCAAGGCTTTGGCTGGCAATGAGGAACTATGCTTGAGTGTCGACATAAAAGAGACATCTGATGGAGAACTGGTGGCTAAGGCTTACAATGGAACTGTAAC gAAAGCAATTTGGCCGTTTTCTGCGTCTACTTTATGGAAAACcgagaaattcattttaaagaAAGTAAACTCTGCAGATACAGAG gtCCAACTTGAGCTTGTGGCATCCGGGAACGTAGAGTTAGACAACATAACAACTTTGAACTCCTCCGAATGTTATGGTCTAG aatatGGCGTTGTCTATAATTCGAAACGTTTTCGAGCGATCTTGAGCGGGGGCGTCACGTTAAGCGTCGCTGAATCTCTATGCGAAAACAAACTGGCTaacatttatgacgtcacacactaCAACCTGCTTCAAGATTATTTACGAACAATGATTCCTGATGACCGGTCACTAATTGGTCTTCGTATCGGAATGACTTACGAG AACGGTCAGCTGTATTCAACGACGGGCCAAGCTATATCTCTGCCAACTGAGGTTTGGTATCCCAACTTTCCACATTCCGATGCATCGCGCACAGATGTTGTTGTTCGTGTCAGTGAAAACCCTGAAGAAAATAATCAAGGGATTTCTAATGTTACTCCTTCCAATGTACAATACGCAGCcatctgtgaaaatgaattataa
- the LOC120326632 gene encoding uncharacterized protein LOC120326632 isoform X1, translated as MDSLFHSGYKDKKTSLARTSTVPATSMWSTKKAFLSTARPQTTEVEQSTVDPTCDFESSTNPTCGYARVNGTFQREYRDNDVTGYFLAGNGTIRSLPKALAGNEELCLSVDIKETSDGELVAKAYNGTVTKAIWPFSASTLWKTEKFILKKVNSADTEVQLELVASGNVELDNITTLNSSECYGLATPCVKQNLKNGTISPEQDLYSEDQEVSYSCSNRSILKGGLTGTCKANGSWSTTPVCTPEYGVVYNSKRFRAILSGGVTLSVAESLCENKLANIYDVTHYNLLQDYLRTMIPDDRSLIGLRIGMTYENGQLYSTTGQAISLPTEVWYPNFPHSDASRTDVVVRVSENPEENNQGISNVTPSNVQYAAICENEL; from the exons ATGGACTCACTTTTTCACTCAGGCTACAAGGACAAGAAAACTTCTTTGGCCCGTACATCAACCGTTCCTGCTACATCCATGTGGTCAACTAAGAAAGCCTTTCTCTCTACTGCGCGCCCACAAACTACTGAAGTTGAGCAGAGTACAG TCGATCCTACATGTGATTTTGAGTCTTCAACCAACCCTACATGCGGCTACGCGAGAGTTAATGGAACATTTCAGAGAGAATACAGAGATAATGACGTTACAG GTTATTTTCTTGCTGGTAATGGTACAATCAGATCCTTACCCAAGGCTTTGGCTGGCAATGAGGAACTATGCTTGAGTGTCGACATAAAAGAGACATCTGATGGAGAACTGGTGGCTAAGGCTTACAATGGAACTGTAAC gAAAGCAATTTGGCCGTTTTCTGCGTCTACTTTATGGAAAACcgagaaattcattttaaagaAAGTAAACTCTGCAGATACAGAG gtCCAACTTGAGCTTGTGGCATCCGGGAACGTAGAGTTAGACAACATAACAACTTTGAACTCCTCCGAATGTTATGGTCTAG CTACGCCATGTGTGAAGCAAAATCTTAAAAACGGAACAATTTCTCCCGAGCAGGACTTGTACAGTGAGGATCAGGAGGTCAGTTACTCTTGCAGCAATAGATCCATTTTGAAAGGGGGGCTGACGGGAACATGCAAAGCTAACGGTTCATGGTCAACAACGCCAGTGTGCACTCCAG aatatGGCGTTGTCTATAATTCGAAACGTTTTCGAGCGATCTTGAGCGGGGGCGTCACGTTAAGCGTCGCTGAATCTCTATGCGAAAACAAACTGGCTaacatttatgacgtcacacactaCAACCTGCTTCAAGATTATTTACGAACAATGATTCCTGATGACCGGTCACTAATTGGTCTTCGTATCGGAATGACTTACGAG AACGGTCAGCTGTATTCAACGACGGGCCAAGCTATATCTCTGCCAACTGAGGTTTGGTATCCCAACTTTCCACATTCCGATGCATCGCGCACAGATGTTGTTGTTCGTGTCAGTGAAAACCCTGAAGAAAATAATCAAGGGATTTCTAATGTTACTCCTTCCAATGTACAATACGCAGCcatctgtgaaaatgaattataa